In one window of Anser cygnoides isolate HZ-2024a breed goose chromosome 3, Taihu_goose_T2T_genome, whole genome shotgun sequence DNA:
- the LOC106038138 gene encoding gallinacin-11-like has product MLGPPTMKLFSCLVAVLLFLFQAAPGLGLPKDTLRCVRYHGFCFQPKACPPPFAAFGTCSERQKTCCIDATSNLHTCQEEGGHCVPPKIKCLQGQLGLCPRKGWKCCKEVQ; this is encoded by the exons ATGCTGGGACCTCCTACCATGAAGCTCTTCTCCTGCCTAGTGGCtgttctcctcttcctcttccaggcAGCTCCAG GTCTCGGCTTGCCCAAAGACACCTTACGTTGTGTTCGCTACCACGGTTTCTGCTTCCAACCAAAAGCCTGCCCACCGCCATTTGCTGCATTCGGAACTTGCTCTGAACGTCAGAAAACCTGCTGCATAG ACGCTACATCAAACCTCCATACTTGTCAAGAAGAAGGGGGCCATTGCGTACCTCCGAAAATCAAATGTCTGCAAGGGCAGCTGGGACTTTGCCCTCGCAAAGGATGGAAGTGCTGCAAAGAAGTGCAATAA